The DNA sequence acaaatttttctaaatattaagagctctaatttgcACATGCGTATTTTcatatctaaatgaaacttcTGAACCtgttttccaaaaaataaaaattatttttttgcaacgccctaatatatatcaaataaagaaattattgtcCGAGGATAAAACAATGCCTATGAAATTAAGCATAGagtttacattaaaaaaaaatacatatatatatatatatatatatatatatatatatatatacatatattaaataaatatctgtaTAGTTTGCTTTGTAATATtatcttgatatttttatcatgacagcacacatacacacacacgtaTACATCGacagtatattaaaaaaaaactgaatatttaattggGTTATGAGAGAATGATATAAATGAGAGAACAAGAGACAAACAGATGAAATATTTGATGTTATAACAATTGAGATTATCATTATGAAAAGAAAACTATGGAGATTGTTAATTAGGTTTTAGacgaatgaaaaatttaaaaacatgatATAGATCTGGCTCTATTTGTAGTTAAAAGATGTACGAAAGTTTAAAtgttgttgataaatttatcggAGTATTTTCAGTGTCgttatttgtcattaaaaatatgtgtatgtaataaataaaataaatatgtaaaataaatacatacacatttttttatagacacCGACGATTACTATAAATAAGACCGCCCTTCGTGCAAGCTCGTTCAACTGCCTTCCTTCTCACTAAAATCGCTTCGAAAACAATGTGCAAACTTtaggataatattatttttgcatcGCTTAAAAAcagctaatttttaaaaaatataacaacaaacaaagtaaacaaaaaaataataataatatttataaatcaataaatttattttaaatgataatttatttatgtgtaCGCTAATTTAAACAGATGCTATGAAACGGGTCTAATTCAAGTTTATTATGGATGacgaacaataaaaaaagcgACAGTAtattaagaatatatataaatatatatatattgaataaaaaaaaaaaaaaaaaaaattacaaacattGTTATAGGAATTGTGAGAGGGTGTAAAATTTTGCTATCACAACTGTTCGTCCAACTTTTTACTTGGGCTGTGCGCGACGTTGcgaaaaaattctagtcatttaaatattaataaataaataaaataaaaaaaacaatcccTTGACGTAAATTGCTCTTCTTACTGaagaaattgttttatttttcacgctgaataaaacaaaaaagtaataaataataaatataaatataaataactgcGTAAAAATCACTGCAATTATCGTCGTAACTCATTTGCGTTTATATTTTCTAGACAAATggtttaagaaaataaaaaaagtaataatagtaattatatttaataatatttattaaaaataaatcaagggATACCTTCTAGTCTTGGCTTTCCAACGtgtatatttactatttatacaaaataatctgaaataaaGTTTATGTACGTTTATCGTACatatctaataaattaattattttaatctatttatttattatcttttaattatttattgtattattaaaaatctttataaattttccaattttagGCACAGTGAAAAAATTGTGGAGTGAGCGCGGAGTGggtgactttttatttattcactccgaaggggagtttcggaaaatattaattataaaaaaaatccgaatttaaataaaatctgcgTCACTTCTAAATCACTCCgcccataaaaaattttttaattcacttttAATGAGGAAGAGAATGTGAGCTGAAATAAAGTCTGTACTCACTCCTGAtgttttacagtgtaattgtatgtgactattattttttttcaatataatgaataaaaaatacaggATCTTTTACCTCATTAAGAGGCTTAAAGTCACCGAAAATTTTGTGGGTTTTTTGGGAAAATATTTCTCGTAACATATCCTTGAAGAAATTCAGACGATGAGGATAGTAGGATAAGCGAAATTTATGTCGATTCTTTAGATCCTCGTTATTTTCATCCAAGGACAAGAAGTAATCGAAAATAATCATTCGGGGTACACCGGAAACCGAAGGGATGAAAGTTTTTATATCTTTCACGCAGGAactctgaaaaattaaatattatagtagtgaaatataaattttttttttaataataaattttagatagataaaaatgaaaaaaataataaaatattatagagTAAACTTAATTTATGGATACTTACGTTATAGTAAATGCATCTAGCTGGAGCAACCCCACCATCCAAAATAGCATCAAAATTTCTGTGATCAATAAGAAGAAAGCCACCTGGTTTAAGACACATctcaaagttttttaatatttgtttctGTTCTCTCTGATCACCGTAAGTGTCATTGATATGAGCGAAACTGTTGCCTAAACAAATCACAGCATCGAAACCATCGCCAATAAGATGTCCAATATCTTTAGTCAGTGTGAACCAATTGGCCTCTTTGATAACTAATAATGAAGTAAACAAtagaattaatttacaatttctaCACAATTTCCaattttgtgttgaatttcaatacaaaatttgtgttaaaatttaaacacaaaATTCGACTAATATGAGAAGTaacttcaacaattttttaaatgttaatggcgacactaaaaaaatgttaacttttacattttatttttgtaccatGAATTATTTCCAGGTTATCAAAAGTTACAACAATCATTAGTTAACATTGAACTATTTTGTGATAGTCAACATGATCCTAAAGTTAACAGACAGTTAAcaattttcatacttttttatcagtaaatcaattacgaaaaaaaaaaaataaataataaaaatatgcgcatgtaaagaagtaaaaaagcaatagatgcaattttttaaatatttttttttttaaactatacgAATCATAAACTTTgtcaacttaatttttttatgttcaattgaaaataaat is a window from the Microplitis demolitor isolate Queensland-Clemson2020A chromosome 4, iyMicDemo2.1a, whole genome shotgun sequence genome containing:
- the LOC103578167 gene encoding glycine N-methyltransferase, producing MDSVIRTRTPEVLSEGVRDQYADGIAAEAWDTIVGDIKQRTQVYKDFVVGLLREKGCKRILDVACGTGIDSIMLIEEGFQLVSVDASDKMLKHAFNGRWDRRKEPGFDDWVIKEANWFTLTKDIGHLIGDGFDAVICLGNSFAHINDTYGDQREQKQILKNFEMCLKPGGFLLIDHRNFDAILDGGVAPARCIYYNSSCVKDIKTFIPSVSGVPRMIIFDYFLSLDENNEDLKNRHKFRLSYYPHRLNFFKDMLREIFSQKTHKIFGDFKPLNEVKDPVFFIHYIEKK